A stretch of DNA from Equus asinus isolate D_3611 breed Donkey chromosome 20, EquAss-T2T_v2, whole genome shotgun sequence:
TTGTCTATTTTACATTACAGCCAACATAACAGTAAATCTAAAAGGAAAACTTGGAAAAGAATATTCTTATACTAAATGACATGTATTTTAACTTGGAAAGATTTTTGTTAATTGCCTAATCACCTAAATTAGTGAATAAGAATGCTCAGCATCCAATCCATGAAAAATGCAGAATACAATataatttattctactttttactTCAAAGTCACAGAGATGACATCCATATGATAATTATAAAGTCCACATTTTCAAGTTCTCAATCCAAACATAGATTAGGACAGGTCACTTTATTGCTGGCAACATTCATGGAAGGGCCAGGTTCctcataaaaagacaaagaaagtttGATTGGGAGCCGGGCAGAGCCCTACTCACACATCAGCAGAATTATGTAAGTCAAGAggcaatcctttttttttcctttttaaagtagcAAAGGAATAATATAAGATCGGCTGACTGGTGAGCGGCCCCACATTAGAGTGCATAGCTCATCAGGATCAAGGCTGGCACCTGTGGACAGTTAACTTGATAAGAGCACTCACTGGGCATTATATCATCTGCATTACAGATTTCACCCTGGAAAGTATCCGAAAATACTTTATGCTCAAATGACAGCCTGCAAATGACAGTATACATTCCTTCTCCTTGAGTACCCAAGTATAAATCTAAAATGCTAAGGGGGCTTCTTCAGTCTGAAGGCAGCAAGTCCTTGCAGCAGAGTGTCTCCagaatttcacaaaaataaataaaagcagcagCTAATGCCTCTTCAGCTTCTTGGCCTTACGAcgtctcatttcttcttcttcacgTCTCATTTCCTCCAAGTCTTCTTGCATACCTAGTcttaaactgttaaaaaaaaaaaaaaggggggggagagGGTGTTTGTCAGTATAAGTGAAATTACCACCTTCTTTAAAAAGCAACAATGAAATTTCTACTGGGAGCTCACAAGGAGTGCTGATGCCCTCAAAATGCCTTAAGGCTTTACCATTGAAAACAGACTAACAGGAATATTTTTACCAGAAGCTACTGCCACTGACTAAAATTATAGTGGAAAAAAGACCTCACATACAACCTCAACACAAAACACCAATATTCCcattaaagtaataaaatataaattgtttGTCTCGACAgtgcttaaaaataaagaacaagaaacatttattcaaaaaataaagtaacattctATTTTTGTCCCTTCTCAACACTTCAGTTTGATATTTTAACTCATTACAGGAGGGAagaccagagggagaaagaggtttTAATGTTCTGGCTTGAGACTGAGGTGAATTATTTCCCCAAATTACTATTATAAACCAAGTAATCACTTGCTACCCCTACCCGAAAAACCATCATTAATTTGCTATCAGGTAGCCAAACAGGAGTCAGAGGGAATTTCACATCACAAATCAGGTCTCTGTGGCCAGCAGTGGACAGGTTAGCAGGACGAGACGTGTCTGATGTGTGAAGGGAATTAAGGATGGGGAAAGGGAAAACAAGCGCACGCTGCACATTTACTGTGTGCCTGCACGGGGGAGGCCCTGCGCCAGGCAACGTGTGCGCACCATCTGAATCCTCGCAGTACCCAGTGAGTAGAAACAgtatattctcattttacagataagaaaactgattTAGGAAGGCTAAGGAATTTATCTAAAGCCCCCCAGCAAGTCATCACGGCTGGAATTCAGAACTGCATGGCCTGAAGCCCTGCTCCCAGTGGTGCAACGGAAGCAGCAAACAGAAAGGACTCTCAGGCCGCGTCCGCACGAACGTGCGAGGCTCTGCACTTACCTCTttgcttcttccttctgctgctCTTTCCAGCTACTCTCCATGTAACGTAAGGCATAATCACTTTCATCTTTGTATCTGATAAGAGGAAATCAAAGttgttaaaaagaacaaaaattccattttctaaaGGAACTGCATCCTCCTGTTTTTAAAATCAACATCTTTATACCTAAATCAAACATACACTTAGGATTACTCCTCTTTGCTTGGCAGGGAGTGAAGAGGGCAGAGATGGATAGAGGTGGGTTTCTGaagtaaagacaaaataaatgagCCCTTATTACTCCCAGAAGGTACCAGTGAAGATGAATGTTCCAATCCAACAGTGCTTACTCAGCTGACTCACTGCAAATTATACGAGTTTATACCAAAATCCTGAAAGCATAAGATACATGAAAAATACTTTGTATATATTAATCTCATTTGAGCTTCATGACCATCATGAGGTAGGGAAGGATTTTAGAACAGAGGAGACTGAAGCAGACAAGTCAATGGCTTGACCAAGAACATATCGCTAGCTAATGACACTAAGATTAGATTTTTAGATCTAATTTTTAAtccagttttttttcttctacttaatgtcttttaaaaaaaggccTTTTCTTCAGATTGCCTTCTAACTTCTCATAGCCATGGCTCGAAGGCGGTAGCCATGTTGAccgtcaggcactgtgctaagaccCTTCTGTTTCACATATATACTACCTCATGCAATCCTTGCAAATGccaatctaaaaataatttactcACGGTTACCCAGTTAGTAAGTGGTGGGACTTCCATTCAGACTCTGATCTCTCCTCTataccagtgcttctcaaattttaatgtgcctATGAATTGCCTGGGAACCTTATAAAGCCGATTTGGATCCAGTAGATCTGAGGTGAGGCCCAGGAGCCTGCatctctaacaagctcccaggtaacGTCATCCCATACTGctgtccagggaccacacttgtGAGTAGCCAAGCTTTTTATACCAAAGAAAAGCAGCTGTCAGATCAGACCAGCTTTCAACATAGCTCTGTGGATGTCTTTCTGATTTCACAGCCAATCTATTTCTACTACACCAAGCTGCTTCACTCTCACTAAATATATATAAGGACAACAGATGAAAAAGGGACATTTTTGGGCCCTCATGCAAGTAACTACACAAATAATTCTGAATTAATTAAGTGCCAAAAGAGTAAATCTAAACAATCATCCAAAGATTCCTAGTTAGGAATTGTATTTGATGCCTCTactattaatgtttatttttccccagagcatcaattattcaaaataaaatgtgtaggggccggcctggtggcgcagggttaagttcgcacgttccacttcggcggcccagagttccccagttcagatcccccccgtgcagacatggcacagcttggcaagccatgctgtggccggcgtcccacctataaagtagaggaagatgggcatggatgttagctcagggccagtcttcctcagcaaaaagaggaggattggcggcagatgttagctcagagctaatcttcctcaaaaaatgaatgaattaaataaaaaataaaaagtgtatatATCCAAATCTTCTTCAGCCTTACTTTTTTCGGTCATAGCCAAAGATTTCTCTAATGTGCTTGGATATTTCTTCCTGAGGTTCTCCTTCATCTTCAATAAAATCTTCCATTTCAGAGTCATATTcatcatcatcttcctcctcttcataTTCTCGCTGCCTTTTGTAACCACTAGGGAAGGGAGGCCTTTGAGGACCTAAGAATAGAAACACCATTATTTATAAACAggcattaaaattgaaaatattcccAGCCAAGTTCTATGTAAGCTGGGATTTGGAAAACTCATTGAGATGGTGACCTCCAAAACCAGAGGTGGCCAGCTGGCCCAGAGCATGCAGTCACTACTACATCATCCCTCCTGCTTCACATTATCCACAAAGAACAGAATTCCTCTTTATCGCAAGGCTTACTGGAAGTGTCTGCTAAATTTTCTAGCTTAGTAGTTCCCATTCTCCTGGATTTAAAAGACtcataaggggccggccccatggctgagtggttaagtttgcatgctctgcttcagcggcccggggtttgccagttcagatgctgggcacagacctacacaccactcatcaagccatgctgtggcggtgtcctacatagaaaagctagaatgacctataactaggatatacaactacgtactggggatttggggaggaaaaaaaaaaagaggaagattggcaatggatgttagtttagggccaatcttcctcaccaaaaaaagcataccttaaaaaaaaaaaagaagactgataaaatttctttaaaaaatcattaatagCTATAGGATCACTAACTTTTATTTTTGCCAAGAAAAGACACCAAAGGTGGCAGCCAACCATTTAGTATCACcataatttcattaaatttttaaaagcccaaCAAAGTATGAAAGATTCTCAGAATCATGGATAACTGTTTAAACTGAGTAAGTCTGACTTTAAGAAAAACTCATTACATTATCCTTACTTTTGTCATTTTGCCAAGACTGATTAAAAAATCTGCAAAAGACAGGCATTGATCAATAGGCCAGCATCTGGGAACAACTGCTTTCTAGTCCTTGATTACAGACACTCCTTTTGTTATTCTGTGTGGCTTGTCTCCTTAGCTCAGagtttctcaacttcagcactaCTAACACTTTGGGCAGATAAGTCTTTGCGTGAGGAGGCTGTCTTGACAATGTAGAGTAATAGCAGCATCTCTGGGCTCTGTctactggatgccagtagcatcctctGTCCCCAGTTGTGTCAATCAAAAATGGAATCCTGTCTTtcgtttctttttatattctccaTGGTGCCTAACAAATGCTTTAACAAATGCTTATTACCATGAAAAACTATGACCTAGCAGCTAGTAGGTACCACCAATGATCCCATACTTTGGGACAGTAGCTTCCTAAAGGACTAGTAGCTAGGACCTTGATGTTGCCCACTATAAGGAGGAGAATCACAAGGGCAGGCtaaaacagttcctggcacatcgTGAGTACTGAAATATTTGACGAATAAATAATGCACGAAAAGGCTTGAAGCTGAGAAATACACTCCAATCCCTGAAGACACGTCTCTCTAGTCCTGAAAAGGTAAAGGTGAATTCATTCAATGAACCATACAGAGCATACACACTCACCCTGTCTTACAAATCGCATAGCTAGGTTTATTGTACTGGAAGGCACTACAGAGGTGAACACGGAGGGCCCGAGATAAGTCTCTTTCTAAAGCCTTTCCCAAGCTATGATCACTAAAGGAACTCTCAGGCACAGGAAAGACAAAACATCAGGATTCTGTCAACACAAGAGGACATTAGCACAGAGACGAGTTCACAGAGTCTCTGGTTGTGGGAAACAAAGTATTCTTTCCAATTTCCTGGTGACAAATACATACTCTTAGGGTGACAGGCAATTTTACCTTGGGCAGATCTGTAGCCAGCTAAGGAAGGCTTCattccattcatctgtccattgCTGGACCGGCTAATGATATTCTTGGAAGAAATTGTTTCTGAGACAACAGTGCACTTGGGCTTCAGGGGGGGACCTGAGCTACTAACTGTTCGCCCAGGTCCCAAGCTGCTCACTGGTCTTCCAGGCCCTGAACTACTGAAAGTCCGTCCAGCTGGAACCGAGCCACTTACTGATCGCCCAGGGCCACTCACTGACCGCCCAAGGGGGCCTGAGCCGCTCATTGGTCGTTGAAGGTCACGTGGACTGCTCACAGGCTGCCCAGGGCCACCAGAGCTGCCCACAGGTCTCCCAGAACCACCCGAGCCACTCATGGGTCGCCCAGGACCACTTGAGCTGCTTACAGGTCGTCCAGGGCCACGTGTACCACTGACTATCCGTCCAGAGGGATGCAAGTCACTGGCTGGCTTCTTGGTCCCACTGACTGATCGCTCAGGTCCTAAGCTGGAGCTGCCATTCTGGCGCCTGGGCAGGGGGCCAGAACTAAGTGTGGGCCGGGCAGTTCCTGCACTGGGCTGCCCAGGGGCTGAGCTGGAGCTGCTGCCTGGCTGCCTGACACCTGGACTCTTAGCCTTATTGTGTGGGGTGACCGTGGGCCCAGGCCTGGAATGGCTAGGATAGGGAGGAGATTTTTTGGCTTTGTGCTCAGTAGCAGATTTCTGAGTCCCTTTAGCAGGAGTCTTTGGGACATGTGGTGAAGAGGTGCTTGAGTGGGTCTTTCCAGCCCCATTGAAGACAGGTCTGTCATGGCCCTCACGAAGCGAGGGTTGGGAGCATTTGCCAGATCCTGCTTTGGTCCTCTCTCCTGGCATGGATTTGGATGAAGACAAACCTAAGTGTTTGTCATTCCCTATGCTGGGTCTGGATTTCTTCTCAGCATGAGGAAGGGGAGTACCCTTGGAAGAAGGATGCTTGTCCCCAGAAACCTTGCTAAGTTTTGTGCCCACACTGTCTTTCTGAGAGGGTGCCTTTTTGATTGGAGGTAGTCTCGCATCTGTCTCAGGCCTCTTTTTCCTATGCTTTCGTTCAAGAAATTCTCGCTCCCTAAGTTCCTCTGCAGTCATAGGCcgttcttctgttttcttcactaCCTTAATCTCCACTGGTTCATGCTGCTTTTTCTCAGCCAGCCTCAGCAGATCAGTGAAGTTCATGAGTGGTGGGGCACTTTTAACGGGGACCTTTGGTTTGCTTTCAACTTTGGGAGGTTCTTGCTCTTCCTCATACTCTGACTCTGCTTGATTATATTCTAAGTATTCATCCTCTTCTTCCATCTCGTACTCTTGGTCTGTTCCCTGGCTAGTGTGGCTTTCCACCACCTGCCTCTTCTTTGACTTTTCCTCAACAGGAATTCCATTGTAGCCATGGAAATTATCCTTTGTCCTCTTGGCCATAGCTCTTGCTTTCTTGTCATGTTTTAGCTCAATTCGCTTTTTCACtagttcttcttttctctttttttcttctaaggcTAAAAGGGAGCAAACAGGAACATATTATTTCAGGTCTCAAGATAACAGTATGTTCATCTGAAGTTAGCACATGGCCCAAACACGAGCAACATTCAAGTTACAGTTTAAAGACATCTAGGAATCAAATGAGGAAGTCATTCGAGCAAGTATCAATTGAGTCATCTTTACATAATGAGTGGGCCACATATGGGTTTTTCTATATGACTAAGCAAGTGAGAGACTTGGCTTTTAgctttaaatatagaaaatagttCATACCAAATAAATATACCAAGTTGAAGGGACCATTAGTACCCACTTAGCAACTGTTATTATGAATCAGTGAATACTTAAACTTATTGAATCAGTTTCCTTAACATCTGCATGAAGTAAAACTACTTCTTGAGTTTACTGGTTTTTCAAAATTGTCCCTATTTTAACCTTTTAGATAGcactcttaaaaataatttttagacaattaaaatacaaaataggtAGAAGCAGATTCAGAATGGAGTTCTCATTGGGGACGTGCCATGGCCAATTAGAAGACATTGCCACTATCCCGAAAAAGcttttaagaaagaataaaagataatatCCATGCAAATGATCACCATAAGAATATGTAAATGGTATAAATACAGTTGACTAAGACACATATACAACAAATCCATTAGCCTGTTATGTTATTACAAACATCCACTGGTTAAGTATGAGCTAGTTGTGAAGGTGGCAGACTTTAAAATTGAGAACAAGGCTACGGATACATACCTTTTCGTCTGACctcctcttgttttcttctgagaaaagCCTGTACGGCTGCTGACTGGACACCCTTAACTTTTGGATCTTTTTTGGGAGGCCCCACGGCCAAACTAtatcttttctaaaaataaaaacataaaacttataagcaattcaactttaaaaatacatcGTCTATTAGGTGTAAGGCACTGTGCCAAGCAATAGAGAGATTTCAATGTTGACTGAAAACCTATTCTGAATAATTACGAGATCACATAACCCACATCAAAGCTTAGCCATAAAATTTCAGGCTAAATATGATTATGAAGGACTCTTTTTAGGTGGAGAGTTGCTTTGTAACATCCCAAATAATGCATAAATCAACAATTTAGAGAAATACTATTTGCAGACTATTTTCCCAAAAAGGTACCTGGATAGGGGGACTAAAAAAATCACCACTTAGAACAGATCGagtgttttaaaattctgatttaaaaaattagccttcttcaaaattttcaaacaagCAGAAAAAACTACTACTGACCAGTGATTTCTCTGATTACCCTACTCTAGATGATCTTCTAGTAGGGACTCATAGCTTCATAGGTTATTTTGCTTACAACACAAAACACTGAGATTTTACTTTGACGGTAAGCAAAGGCTGGTGGCAAATCAGAGttaaaaagtatttcaaagaAATCTAAGCAGCAAGAAGAGACGAATTCTCTGTAACCTTGAGCTGTAGCTCTTATGTTTATTAAATAGTAATTTGCCACACAAACTCTTTTAGACAGGTTTCCATATCACCCAAAGAGTGCTAACATTATTCTGGCACAGATGGTATTTCTCTGGGTTTCACTTTTTTGTGTAACTGAATTGGGAAATGACTAAAACTAGAATACTGTTAATTTGAactatgaaaggaaaaatatttccattttataagtaTCTATTTTTATGGAAGTATGATAACAGAGCTAATAACTCAGACCAGGATGATTCATCTCTAGGACCATCCCACATTAAATTATGGGCTAGGAAATAGGGTTTTTAAAGTGCTCTCCCTCTTTCATCTTGTTAGGTGGATGACATTCTTATCCACTGAACCTGTTGCTGTactagttaaaaaagaaatactcacTTCTGAGAACAAATTGAGCTATTCAGGAAGCAAAGAAATGACTCCCAAAATATGCACGAAATTCCTGGAGGAAAGCCAAAGGATCCATGCTTACTCTGAGGTTGCCAAATACACGGCATCTTGAAACAGGCTGGACGTTTCAGCTAAGTTAGGCTACCAGTGAGGCAGCTGGCCAAGGAAGCAGGCCCTAATCCAACCTGCGAATCCTGCGTGACAGCAATGCTGAGACCTGACACATCCCAGACAGAGAAATCCCAAGACAGAGCATCCAGGCTCCCTGCCCAGTCACCCTGGCTGGGTCACAATGAGAACCTTTAATAAGTCCACATCTCTGTAAATTTAGTTGTAGACAATTTCCATAGTGGATTGGGGCCcaacatttaaaggagaaaaggagagggaaagggagagtgaGGAGAGAGACTTGCTTACCTAACCAGATGTATAAAATTGCCCTGGTTTACAAGAGCCTCAGACAAAGGCCTTATCCACAAGAAGCCCAGATTCTCATAAAGGAATAGCCACCAAGAATATGATTCAAGTTGCAAAGGACATATACAGACTCCTTAGCAGAGGCACACACTCCCTCCACCCCATCACGCACACTTCTAAGAGGAGGAGGCGTGGATTTTTTTTGTTGCCAAGATTTAAGATTTTCCTGCCAACTATATAGCCCATAGATCCACCTGCCAAATCAAAGCTTATACAGGATTTCCCCCAGAAAAATGCCAATATACACATTAgtgttaattatttaaaatagaattggTTTGTTAACTAGATATTACAGCAATGAGCACTTCTTAACTTGATTTCAGGACAGACATCTTTCTTCCTAACCTGGGATTTCAAGCCATAGGTAATGGGATGTGACTAGTAGAAAAACTACTGTCAACTGAATATGGACACCCAAAGGGAAAACAACAGTGTCAATGGGGCACAGTTTAACAGAGTGTTTACTAAGCTTCAGTCTTTCACATACCTACTTCATGATTTTTGCCCTTTTAGTAAATCACCGGTATTATTATTtactaattttaagaaaatacataGACCTCACACCATGACTTATTACAGCTTTACCTCAAGGAATGATATCAATGAAATGACTGGCTTGAAAGGCTAGttatatttttccaaatcatatcaaaatatataactttttttaaaatatataactattagaataaaaatatttgtgtatcaCCTAAACTCTTGGTAGAGCCAGAGGTATATGTACCGCATTTTAGGAAACAGCAACTAAGGAACATAAACACAGGAAAGGCAGAACACGAGGAAGAAACAAGGGATGGGATTCTGAGATTCACTCAGAAGAGAACTGTAAAGATTACTTTTAGCTTTTTTCAAAGTATACGCCTATTTCCATCAATTTGCATGCCAATTTCAAAttcagcttttttttaaagattttatttttttccttttttctccccaaagccccccaagacatagttgtatattcttcgttataggtccttctagttgtggcatgtgggacgctgcctcagcgtggtttgatgagcagtgccgtgtccgcacccaggattcgaaccaatgaaacactgggccgcgtgcagcgagtgcgtgaacttaaccactcggccatagggccagccccatcaaattcagctttttttttttttttttaacacttctaATCCTTAAGGATACTTATTAAGCTGGCCTCACATTTACCCCAACAATTTTGCAGTCCTTTTGTCCTGTCCCTATGATGCAGAAGCAATTCAATAAATCTATAAAATGCCTTATTTCATGGGTCTGctaggaaatattttaagtagaGCAAGGTCCTACTTGATGAAGCTTAATCTTATTTACTGAATGAGCTGAGTCATAATTAATGGTTTCTTACATCCTCTGTAGCTTGAAAATGCACTCAAAAGCAGCTATCAGGAGAATACTAAAATATTCTCTTAGACAAAGTTTAGGTCAAAACCTAGAAATCTGGggcaaaaaaaaataaggtaaaatctATAGACTATAGATAAATAACTATACAGTTAAGTGATTATGCAAAATACATAAGATTTCTCCATTTTGAAAAcccttttaatttttacttgaCTCTAATATTAAGTCTGGAAATAAGACACCTTCAAAGGCCAAGAGACTATCTTTTGCTGAATGTTCTGTAAGTTGGTTCCTAACATCCTTGAACTGAGAAATTATAACTATTTCTgtggctcaaataaaattaagaaattagttTCTATGACTATTAAATGTTTCAGAAAAggtatcattttaattattttagagtTAAAATAGAATATACCTAGAACTCTAAAAATGACAATTTATGTAAGTAAATTTACTTATAATTATGTAAGTAAATTTAAATAGTggtaatataattttattctattgtCAGTATTGACTTTTCTAATAACTTGAAGTGTATTATTTTGGCtcaaataaaaactttgaaagaaaaaaactgaatcatacaatatgtggctgTGATGGCCAGTTctgtgtgtcaacttggctaggctataatatccagttatttaatcaaacaccAATCCAGGTGTTGTGCAGATGTGGTTAATATCTACAATCAGCTAACTTTAGGTAAAGCAGATGACCCTCTACGATGTGGGCAGGCATCATCAAGCGAAGGCCTAAGAGCAAAAAGAGGTTTCTTGGAGAAATAATTCTACCTCAAGACTACAGCATTAACCCAGCTGAGTTTCCAGACTGCTGGCCTGCCCCACAAATTTCAGatttgccagcccccacaattaAGTGACCCAATTCCGTAAAAGAAAtgctattggttttgtttctctggagaaccctgactgatacagtggccttttgtgtcttgcctctttcacttagcatcatgttttcaaggtttgtgtTGTaatgtgtatcagtacttcaatccttttcatggctgaataatatttcattgtatggctatataccacattttgtttatctagtcatcagttgctggatatttggattgtttctactttttggctattatgaataatcctgctctgaacatttgtgtacaagtttttgtgtgaatatgtgttttcatttctctcaggtaTCACTATAGATCTTCCTAACATCGAGCAGCGAGCAGGCTAGACCTTTGAAAAAGGAGTTGCAGTCAAGCCCGCACATCAAAAGATTTGTTGTAACAGAGTATTTTACTAGACACTCCCCAACCCCTAGTAGAGaaccatgtttaaaaaaaaaaaaaaagcctcaggcTGGGATTACATTATATTCTATATAATAAGGCAGAAGGATTATTTGGCACTTTCTCCTGCATCAGATGGTCACATTTAGCTCTGGCAGCAGCACATAAAGATGCACCCATCAAATCTGAATCTGATTCAAGGCACCAGGCTGCTTCATTGTTTCAGCTTTATGAAAAGCAGCTGGACAAGAGTTTCTTTTATCCTAAGTGTATCCATTTTATTATACTGCAAGCCAATTCAGTCACTCTGTGGGACCCCAATGAATGATCCACAATAGTGAAGCTTCTGCCATTTAAATACAGCATCAGAGATTTTGCCAAGATTTGTAATTCTGAAGCCCAAAGACCTAGAAAACATTAAGACACTTTGAACATATGTGTTCCTTGCATTGAAACTATACTGTCACGGTCTGATTAAGAAAATAAGGAGCTTTCAGTCTGGGAATATGTGTTCACCAAATATGTTATACTGGACTCAAGAGTCAATCCCTTCTTAAAAGCCGTTCTTCACTCAGGAGATAACATATTATTGTAattgtagaaaatataaaatttcctgAGCGTTTTACATTAGAGATTTATGATTGGTGAGAATTAGAAGTTAAGAATATTCAAAG
This window harbors:
- the SPTY2D1 gene encoding protein SPT2 homolog isoform X1, with the protein product MDFREILLIASKGQGVNNVPKRYSLAVGPPKKDPKVKGVQSAAVQAFLRRKQEEVRRKALEEKKRKEELVKKRIELKHDKKARAMAKRTKDNFHGYNGIPVEEKSKKRQVVESHTSQGTDQEYEMEEEDEYLEYNQAESEYEEEQEPPKVESKPKVPVKSAPPLMNFTDLLRLAEKKQHEPVEIKVVKKTEERPMTAEELREREFLERKHRKKRPETDARLPPIKKAPSQKDSVGTKLSKVSGDKHPSSKGTPLPHAEKKSRPSIGNDKHLGLSSSKSMPGERTKAGSGKCSQPSLREGHDRPVFNGAGKTHSSTSSPHVPKTPAKGTQKSATEHKAKKSPPYPSHSRPGPTVTPHNKAKSPGVRQPGSSSSSAPGQPSAGTARPTLSSGPLPRRQNGSSSLGPERSVSGTKKPASDLHPSGRIVSGTRGPGRPVSSSSGPGRPMSGSGGSGRPVGSSGGPGQPVSSPRDLQRPMSGSGPLGRSVSGPGRSVSGSVPAGRTFSSSGPGRPVSSLGPGRTVSSSGPPLKPKCTVVSETISSKNIISRSSNGQMNGMKPSLAGYRSAQGPQRPPFPSGYKRQREYEEEEDDDEYDSEMEDFIEDEGEPQEEISKHIREIFGYDRKKYKDESDYALRYMESSWKEQQKEEAKSLRLGMQEDLEEMRREEEEMRRRKAKKLKRH
- the SPTY2D1 gene encoding protein SPT2 homolog isoform X2 translates to MAKRTKDNFHGYNGIPVEEKSKKRQVVESHTSQGTDQEYEMEEEDEYLEYNQAESEYEEEQEPPKVESKPKVPVKSAPPLMNFTDLLRLAEKKQHEPVEIKVVKKTEERPMTAEELREREFLERKHRKKRPETDARLPPIKKAPSQKDSVGTKLSKVSGDKHPSSKGTPLPHAEKKSRPSIGNDKHLGLSSSKSMPGERTKAGSGKCSQPSLREGHDRPVFNGAGKTHSSTSSPHVPKTPAKGTQKSATEHKAKKSPPYPSHSRPGPTVTPHNKAKSPGVRQPGSSSSSAPGQPSAGTARPTLSSGPLPRRQNGSSSLGPERSVSGTKKPASDLHPSGRIVSGTRGPGRPVSSSSGPGRPMSGSGGSGRPVGSSGGPGQPVSSPRDLQRPMSGSGPLGRSVSGPGRSVSGSVPAGRTFSSSGPGRPVSSLGPGRTVSSSGPPLKPKCTVVSETISSKNIISRSSNGQMNGMKPSLAGYRSAQGPQRPPFPSGYKRQREYEEEEDDDEYDSEMEDFIEDEGEPQEEISKHIREIFGYDRKKYKDESDYALRYMESSWKEQQKEEAKSLRLGMQEDLEEMRREEEEMRRRKAKKLKRH